One Triticum dicoccoides isolate Atlit2015 ecotype Zavitan chromosome 5B, WEW_v2.0, whole genome shotgun sequence genomic window carries:
- the LOC119308195 gene encoding uncharacterized protein LOC119308195 yields the protein MPVTDYQGASSSPSPFSFGSLLSLRRDHTAMASGEEADLEVFQRHLAANLGDLLPAEAAEGVPAPEEILSVAWIRRLLEAFILCQEEFRVVLAQARRRGALPAAAERLVAEFHERAVKALDVCNAARDGVDQVRRLERLADIAASVLLAPGEIHEGQLRRARKAVSDLSVLLVDDTTAAASGGVASFLASHRNRSFGRARASPSRGSATGSSATSSASHFRSLSWSVSRAWSASRQLQAIGAGLTAPRAHEGGLVAPVYAMGCILHFTAWALVAAVPCPDRSSALLAHHLPVAPARAAFPWAPPLLTLQERLAEEGKRKERRSCCGLLKEIHVLEKATQKLADAIDAAPIPLFGDRETDLREAAAELSAVCAAMRDGLEPLEKQVREVFHRIVRSRVEGLDSCMHNAD from the coding sequence ATGCCGGTGACGGACTACCAgggggcgtcgtcctccccgtcgcCCTTCTCCTTCGGCTCGCTCCTCTCGCTCCGCCGCGACCACACGGCCATGGCGTCGGGCGAGGAGGCCGACCTCGAGGTCTTCCAGCGCCACCTGGCCGCCAACCTCGGGGACCTGCTGCCCGCGGAGGCGGCCGAGGGAGTGCCGGCGCCGGAGGAGATCCTCTCCGTCGCCTGGATCCGCCGCCTCCTCGAGGCCTTCATCCTCTGCCAGGAGGAGTTCCGGGTCGTGCTGGCGCAGGCGCGCCGCCGCGGGGCGCTGCCGGCCGCGGCCGAGCGGCTCGTCGCCGAGTTCCACGAGAGGGCCGTCAAGGCGCTTGACGTCTGCAACGCCGCGCGCGACGGCGTCGACCAGGTGCGCCGCCTCGAGCGCCTCGCCGACATCGCCGCCTCCGTGCTGCTCGCGCCCGGGGAGATCCACGAGGGCCAGCTCCGCCGCGCTCGCAAGGCCGTCTCCGACCTCTCCGTCCTGCTCGTCGAcgacaccaccgccgccgccagcggGGGCGTCGCCTCCTTCCTCGCCTCCCACCGCAACCGCTCCTTCGGCCGCGCTCGCGCGTCCCCGTCGCGCGGCTCGGCCACCGGCTCCTCCGCCACCTCATCCGCGTCCCATTTCCGCTCCCTATCCTGGAGCGTGTCCCGCGCGTGGTCGGCGTCGCGGCAGCTGCAGGCCATCGGGGCCGGGCTGACTGCGCCGCGCGCGCACGAGGGGGGACTCGTGGCGCCGGTCTACGCCATGGGCTGCATACTCCACTTTACGGCGTgggcgctcgtcgccgccgtcccatGCCCGGACCGGTCCAGCGCGCTCCTGGCGCACCACCTGCCCGTGGCGCCAGCGCGCGCCGCATTCCCCTGGGCGCCGCCTCTGCTCACCCTGCAAGAACGCCTAGCCGAGGAGGGGAAGCGCAAGGAGAGGCGCTCTTGCTGCGGCCTGCTCAAGGAAATCCACGTGCTCGAGAAAGCCACACAGAAGCTCGCCGATGCCATTGACGCGGCCCCCATCCCGCTCTTCGGGGACAGGGAGACCGACCTGCGGGAGGCCGCAGCGGAACTCTCCGCCGTGTGCGCGGCCATGAGGGACGGGCTGGAGCCACTGGAGAAGCAGGTGCGGGAGGTGTTCCACCGCATCGTGCGCAGCCGCGTGGAGGGCCTCGATTCCTGCATGCACAATGCTGATTGA